ACTTCATCGCTCTTAACAGGATCCGAAGGTTCCTGGACATCGTCTCGTCGACGACCCTGCATCTCCATAGATGCAGTCATTTTGAAGACCTTCACGCCGTCAAGGCGAGGAAAAATATTTGTATAGTGAAAATACTAACGTTCAGACAAAGTTATAAAAGTCAAGCCCTCGGAGACGTGAGATTAATTCCTTCGAAAAAAAAGTTAGTCATCTGGACATAATGCCCAGTCCCGTCTTGTCAATCAGGGAGGTTCCGCTATTTGCTGACCGGGGGATTCCCCGACCCCAGGATCGGGGTGGGGATGCGGAGGCCCCAGACGTCGGATATTATTGCACAGAGTCCCATTTGTCAGTTCCGACTATGCCGAACTCCTGAGTCCGAACTCCTGAGTCCACCAATGATACTACTAGTATCTTGGCACTGGAGACGCCGGCAATAAAGGCCATGATTATTGCCGGACATTTACCGTGATTGATACCGATGGCACCTAACCCTAATCATGTTGCGGGTATCCTACGTCAGCGGGTGGTTGGTGGTTATGTTGAAGTGCCGAATATGACTGGGATAGGAGATAgtagcaacaacaacaacattTATTTAATAAATTGAACGCTACGAGGACTACGATGTAAACTGCTCTCCCGGTGAAATATTGAAATCGTTAATTGTAGACAAGCTCGACATTTGATGTGTAGAAAGAAAATTGTGGTTGAGTGGTGGCGATGTTCAAATCAAGACGGCGGACATAGTAGATCGTCCAACAGCGGGTCACTTCTTCACGATTATTGAGTTAAATCCATAGATAGCAATAGATAAACTAGTAGACCTGCGGTTATGTATAATGCTACAATAGTAAATATGGAGAATATCACATCCTAATTGCGTGAGTGTTAGCAAGTTCTAATCGGCCTCTTTCGATTCGCGATGTCTCTAGTTTTTGCCGCTTTTGAACTGCTGACGAATTATGTTCTCAGGGAGTCTACTTCGAGAGTACTAACATCGGACCATCAAATAGCTTCTGGGTGAATCAGAACTTGGGTTCTTGAAGCACATCGCTCGAAAGAAGTGCGTGGATGCAAGTGGTGATTTAATATTTGTAGTTTGTAGCGAGCACCACTCGGTAAATCGCCCCAGAATTCCACTATCCGTCCTAGTCTTCAGAAAATCCGAGAATTGGTTCTTGAAGAGCCCATGGCCTTGATCACAAGGTCCGCATTGCATAATATCCCTGGGCAATCGGCTGGTTGGCTTTCCGAAGGTCTGCACGGCACTTTGCGACATGCCGCATCGGCTTCTGCGATGCTTCTCATAACCGATCAACTTGATAAACTTTGAACGAGCAATAGATAGATCAGATGTCTTTTCCGAGGCGTTCTGACGACTGAAAGCGGAAACCTCGAGACTTGGCTGGCGGCCATTCTATCCGTGTCGATTCTCAGAATGTCGACATCTTGGTAGATATGTGGGTATACGGTTTGTACACGATGAATGGTCAATGCCTCTAATACCAGCTTTCGCCAACTGGTGTGCAAAGTCAATCTCTGCGCTGATATACTCCATCCACTGGACCAACATCTTGAAATAAGCGTTGGAAGAGGGCACCGTTGTCAGTTGTAGCCATGCATTTTGGGACGCGCATATGCCGTTTGTAGCCTTTGCTGGAACAAAAAGGTGCTTGGGCGACACTGACTCGTTTTTTGGGGAACTGCACAAAAACTGCGTATAGCTGGAGGAACGCGAATGTTCAGATTACCTGCTATCGGAGAAACGACAAAACCCATATCACTTGCTATCAAAGAAATTCTTCATACCCAGAACAATGTCAAATGGAGATTCGGCAAAACTGGCCCATATAGCCACTAAGAAAGTGAAACTCTTCGCAACCTCGCCGTTGAACCTAGGCAAGAGGCCATTCGCCGCTTTCCAAAAATACGCATGGTCAGGTATCGACCAGAGGGAGGGGAATACGGGTGATATTCCCTGGACAATCGTCGTTTACCGTTGTTCAAAGACGCCCTAGAGGGAAACGAAGACCTACATATCCCGGTAGAAGTAGTGGAATGAACGGGGAAAATCGAGAATCAGTTAACATGTAAGTATACCACAGAAAGTGAGGCGTGAATCTGGATATTAGAAAGATTAAGCATAACCCAGAGGGTATCATCGTTTCCGGATTATCTATACTATAGGACTTTGTACGTTAAGTGTGCTTAAATGGACCTATGTCGAGTTTCTCCGCTGCTGATTAATTCGCCAGCTTTTCTCAGCAGCTTACTGTAGGTCTGGTGTCATTTTCTGTCTTTAGGATATATCCTAACATGAATAATTAAAGAAGAGGACAGAGAACATGGCACACATTGAGGTCGGGAGGAGATACAGGCAATTTACAGGGTCCTGGCCATAAAGTTGTTTCGGCAGTTTGCTGGTGAAGTTGGTTTCGCTAATGATTGCAGGAGACGCTATCGCCATGTAGCTACGCGTGTCGGCGAACAGGTGTGATCGATACTCGTCTTGTAGACTAATAATTGTAGCCTGAAGAAGCGAACGGAAGAGGAaatagaagaagaaatcaTCAATGCCAGACGAAGTGTCATCCAAAGTAGAAGAGGCCGAACGGGGACCTGTCGATGTCTGAAACGGATAGATTCCGAGTCGGGGAAGTtggggagtcgattatccggactgcacgaggctatataggaagaggaaatttgAATTACACAGAATGTGACATTGATCTCTATAGACACCGCGATAGCCGAATGAGTGCTTAGCCATCAAAGTGTATGGCTACGGTGTTTCATATAAGGAGCCGATCGGCTTCGCCAATCGGTCCGACTATAAATCCGTCTAGACTCTTGGATCACCTGATCTCCAACCATTCGAACGGTCAATGACGTCATTTTGAGAGCGTATCACATGACTATTACCGAAATGCCGAGAAATCTCTAGCAGCGTCTGGGTTGATGCCGAACATGCGCGACAACTCGAGCCCTAATGCCATTCCTTGAAAGCTTTCGCGTGCTGTACAGCTGTTACTATCTTGAGTCACGTTTGACATCATGGCAGGCTCTAGAATCGCGCCTCTCAGGTATATAAGGATGCTCAACAATGTCTTAAATCGACCATCATCTTCAGATCATCAAGCTTCCGCAAGACAATTGAATAACAATCATCTCGCGTCTCTTTGAAGAATAACCTCTGACCAACACCGTCAAAATGTCTCTCTTCCGCACCATGCCTTCTGCTGGAGACTTCGCTCCTCTCTTCCGTCTTCTGGACGACTACGATGTCCACCGCTCCAACCGCGGTCAAGTCTCCTCTCTCCGTTCGTTCACGCCTCGCTTTGACGTCCGCGAGAGCGATGATGCATACCACCTTGATGGCGAACTTCCCGGCATCTCTCAGGAAAACATTGACATCGAATTTTCTGACCGCCATACCCTGGTGATCTCGGGCCGCACCGAGCGCGAATTCCATAACACCAACATCAATGATACTCCCCATAGCCAGGACGCCCAGGGTGAGAACGGTGATGTTGTCAAGGCAGGAGAGCAGTCCGTCACCAAGTCTGAGAACAACAAGCATCGTTAC
This Aspergillus chevalieri M1 DNA, chromosome 3, nearly complete sequence DNA region includes the following protein-coding sequences:
- a CDS encoding Hsp20/alpha crystallin family protein (COG:O;~EggNog:ENOG410PQI6;~InterPro:IPR008978,IPR002068;~PFAM:PF00011,PF17886); this translates as MSLFRTMPSAGDFAPLFRLLDDYDVHRSNRGQVSSLRSFTPRFDVRESDDAYHLDGELPGISQENIDIEFSDRHTLVISGRTEREFHNTNINDTPHSQDAQGENGDVVKAGEQSVTKSENNKHRYWVSERSVGEFHRTFSFPDKVDQDKVKASLKNGILSVLVPKVTASGPKKITIE